Within the Streptomyces sp. R41 genome, the region CTGCACAGCTCCGCGTTGCCCATCGCCTGCGTGGAGGGCTGGTCGACCTCCGACCAGTGGTGGCGGGGGGTGCGGCTGCGGGACGTGGCGGCGCTCGTCGGGTACGAGGAGGGCGCGGCGCCCGACGTGCTGGTGGAGTCGCTCCAGCGGCACGGCGCCTTCCGCCGGGCCGCCCTGCGCTACAACCAGGTGCGCGACCCGCGCTCCCTGCTCGCCCTGTTCGTCAACGGCGAGGACCTGACCCCCGACCACGGCTACCCGGCGCGGATCATCGTTCCCGCGGCACCCGGTGTGCTCAACACCAAGTGGGTGGCCCGGATGACGTTCGGAGACCTGTGATGCGACGGCCGTTCGGCAGGCCCGCCCTGGGCAGTCCGCTCCAAATCCTGCTGCTCGCCGGCTCGTTCGCGCTCGCCGGGTACGCGGCGGTGCGGCTCCTCGGCGACAACTGGTTCGAGGTCGCGCTGTGGTTCGTGGGCTTGGCGGTGCTGCACGACCTGGTACTGGTGCCGCTGTACTCAGCAGCGGACCGGGCCGTCACGGGGGCGCTGGGCGCGGCCGGCCGCCGGGAGCGGACGGTCTACGTCCGGGTCCCGGCGGCGCTCTCCGCTCTCCTGCTGTTGGTGTGGTATCCGCTGATCAGCGGGCAGATGGCGGACCATTACAGGTCCGCGACCGGCCTCTCGGGCGACGACTTCCTGTCCCGCTGGCTGCTGATCACGGCGGTGCTGTTCGGCGGCTCCGCGCTGCTCCTCGTAGGGAAGTTGCGGCGGTTGCGCAGGGCGACGAAGGAACGGCCGCCGGTCGCCCACTGACCGTCCGGGCGCCAGCCCGCGCGCGTCGCGTGCCGCAGCAGGGCCGGGGTGCCGAGGCGGGCCCAGGGGAAGGCCGGGCCGACGTCGCCGGCGTCACCGTGGGCGCCGGTGACGCGGACGACGTGGACGCTGACGCGTTCGTCGATGTCCAGGTCCGGGACGGTCTCGGCGATCAACAGCCCGCCGGGGGCAAGGACTTGGGACATCCGGCGCAGCAGGGCGGCCGGGTCGCCGCCGATGCCGACGTTGCCGTCGATGAGGAGCGCGGTGTCCCAGCGGCCCTCACCGGGGAGCGGCTCGAAGACGGACCGCCGCAGCGCCTGCCCACCGAGCCGCACGGTGTGCGCGACGGCGGCCTCGCTGACATCGATCCCGAGCGCGGCCCACCCCCGCGCCGCAAGCTCTGCGACAAGCCGCCCCGGCCCACACCCCACGTCGAGCACGGCACCTTTGCAGCGCCGCAGCGCCTCCAAGTCGGCCGCGTCGGCCCGCCCACACCACCGCTCGACCTCGAGCGGGAGCAGCCAGCCGTCGGGCCGGCGCAGATAGAGGGGACCCTGACCGGTACGGAGAGCGTCGGAGTAGGGGTCGGCGGACCAGGGCGCAGCCGTGGCCGCCCCAGCTGCGGGCAGGCGTGCCGCAAGGGGCGGCACGGGTGGGCGCAGCGGCACCCTGAGCGCGCCGGCAAGCGAACCCTCCCTGTGGCCGGCACCGCTGCCGGGTGCCATGCTCATCTGGCCGGCACCCACGCCGGGTGCCGTACTCACCGGTGGCTCACCGCCCGCACGCGGGCGAGCTCCGCGGCGAACCGCCCCCCGGGCGCCATCGCCGCGACCAACTGCGCGTCGCGGGCCGTGTCCACGTCCCGCAGACGGGGCAGATCCCGCACGAGCAGCCCCGCAGAGACGAGCCGCTCCCGCTGCACCGCCCCCGTCGTCGGTGTGGACATCGGCACACCTCGCAGCAGCGCGGGCTCGGGCACGGCCAGCCCCAGCGCCCAGAAACCCCCGTCCTCGGCCGGCCCGAAGTACGCGTCGCAGTCCGCGAAGTCCACCGTGAGCAGCTCGGGCCTCACCTGCGGCGTGTCCATGCCGATGAGCAGCGCGGGCCCGTCGCAGCAGGCGAAGGCCGCGGCCAGCCGCTCGTCGAGCCCTCCCCCGCACTGCGGTACGACGTCGAAGCCGGGCGGCAGCCAGGCCCCCGGCTCTCCGTCGAGCACCAGCACGCGACGCCGCGCGGGCGTCGCCGCCACCGTACGCAGGGTGTCCACGAGGGCCGCCTCGGCGAGCAGCGCGGCTTCCCGGGGCGTGAACGGCGG harbors:
- a CDS encoding class I SAM-dependent methyltransferase produces the protein MSMAPGSGAGHREGSLAGALRVPLRPPVPPLAARLPAAGAATAAPWSADPYSDALRTGQGPLYLRRPDGWLLPLEVERWCGRADAADLEALRRCKGAVLDVGCGPGRLVAELAARGWAALGIDVSEAAVAHTVRLGGQALRRSVFEPLPGEGRWDTALLIDGNVGIGGDPAALLRRMSQVLAPGGLLIAETVPDLDIDERVSVHVVRVTGAHGDAGDVGPAFPWARLGTPALLRHATRAGWRPDGQWATGGRSFVALRNRRNFPTRSSAEPPNSTAVISSQRDRKSSPERPVADL
- a CDS encoding DUF2064 domain-containing protein, giving the protein MTTLLVIAKEPRPGRVKTRLTPPFTPREAALLAEAALVDTLRTVAATPARRRVLVLDGEPGAWLPPGFDVVPQCGGGLDERLAAAFACCDGPALLIGMDTPQVRPELLTVDFADCDAYFGPAEDGGFWALGLAVPEPALLRGVPMSTPTTGAVQRERLVSAGLLVRDLPRLRDVDTARDAQLVAAMAPGGRFAAELARVRAVSHR